The proteins below come from a single Dermacentor albipictus isolate Rhodes 1998 colony chromosome 7, USDA_Dalb.pri_finalv2, whole genome shotgun sequence genomic window:
- the LOC135906766 gene encoding sulfotransferase ssu-1-like — MDVESYRDVAGVWLHNAFREENVRSAIQYKPREGDIFIVTYPKCGTNWVQFIVYNILTRAKPLPSLREFGLLSPFIDMIGAEAADNPSRNGPIMTHLPPNVLQPVKGCKYIYVTRNPYDCAVSFYHFIKGFTLKTVTDVSFESFLSMFLSGKVIYGDYFDHLLPWYDRRAEENVLFLTYEQLSQDTRGEVLKIADFLGDDHGAALRKDEALFQRILDACSLESMKAFFKDPPTERIKEIVKAVTEISLTSTEPLNRHPDRNIDKHDGAGFVRKGIVGDWRNYFTPEQLEKTKAWITSKTSGSDVMELWREHDLP, encoded by the exons ATGGATGTCGAATCGTACCGAGATGTCGCTGGCGTGTGGCTGCACAATGCCTTCCGTGAGGAAAACGTCCGCTCGGCCATACAGTACAAGCCTCGGGAAGGTGACATCTTCATCGTAACTTATCCAAAGTGCGGCACCAATTGGGTTCAGTTCATCGTCTACAACATATTGACACGCGCCAAGCCCCTGCCGAGCCTGCGCGAATTCGGTCTCTTGAGTCCCTTCATAGATATGATCGGCGCCGAAGCGGCCGATAATCCGTCGAGGAACGGCCCTATCATGACCCATCTACCACCGAATGTCCTTCAGCCTGTCAAGGGTTGCAAATACATCTACGTCACTAGGAACCCGTACGACTGTGCCGTGTCCTTCTACCACTTCATCAAGGGATTCACACTGAAGACGGTGACTGACGTCTCTTTCGAGAGCTTCCTGTCCATGTTCCTGTCGGGAAAG GTTATCTACGGTGACTACTTCGATCATCTGCTTCCTTGGTACGACCGCAGGGCAGAAGAGAACGTGCTATTTTTAACGTACGAGCAACTGTCGCAAGACACGAGAGGAGAGGTACTGAAGATCGCCGACTTCCTCGGCGACGACCATGGTGCTGCACTACGGAAGGACGAAGCCCTGTTCCAGCGCATCTTGGACGCCTGCAGTCTCGAAAGCATGAAGGCTTTCTTTAAGGACCCGCCGACAGAGCGGATAAAGGAAATAGTCAAAGCAGTCACAGAAATATCACTGACCTCGACAGAGCCTTTGAACAGACATCCAGATAGGAACATCGATAAGCACGATGGTGCTGGTTTTGTGAGGAAAGGCATCGTCGGAGATTGGAGGAATTACTTCACTCCAGAACAGCTAGAAAAGACGAAGGCTTGGATCACCTCCAAAACAAGCGGAAGTGACGTTATGGAACTGTGGCGTGAACATGATCTCCCATGA
- the LOC135906812 gene encoding sulfotransferase ssu-1-like — protein MAAEVFRTIEGIFLGKHFPDDAVRSTLAYKPRPGDLFIVSYPKCGTTWTQHIVYNILTDAQEPKDDLELLLRLPFLEMQGGEAAVYAPRPAAFKTHLPFDKNPYSPEAKYIYITRNPYDCCVSFYYHTRNMPPYLFEHGTFDEFFELFLQGRVDFGDYFESVLSWYAHRNDPNVLFLTYEELKRDIGSGVLKIAAFIGEEKYIKIEQNPELHREILERCSMQHMKKELNDGPEALESELKDLPQLKTLRPELLKGVKNVLEFTKKPMTGEFIRKGQVGDWKNHFSSEQIRRMKEKIIEATKGSDLMSLWKDVDIPRIVPN, from the coding sequence ATGGCGGCGGAAGTGTTCCGGACCATTGAAGGCATATTTCTAGGCAAACACTTTCCGGACGATGCGGTACGGTCAACCCTAGCGTACAAGCCACGACCTGGAGACTTGTTCATCGTGAGCTACCCTAAATGCGGCACTACGTGGACACAACATATCGTCTACAACATTCTTACAGACGCCCAGGAACCGAAAGATGATCTGGAGTTGCTGCTGCGCCTTCCTTTCTTGGAAATGCAAGGAGGGGAAGCCGCTGTCTATGCACCCAGACCGGCTGCCTTCAAGACCCACTTACCTTTTGACAAGAACCCCTACTCTCCCGAAGCGAAGTACATCTACATCACGAGGAATCCTTACGACTGTTGTGTGTCGTTCTACTATCACACGCGAAACATGCCACCTTACCTTTTCGAGCACGGCACGTTCGACGAATTCTTCGAGTTATTCCTTCAAGGGCGAGTCGACTTCGGAGACTACTTCGAGAGCGTTCTCTCCTGGTACGCGCACCGCAATGACCCCAACGTGCTGTTCTTGACTTACGAAGAGCTCAAACGAGACATCGGGTCTGGAGTACTGAAAATCGCGGCTTTCATTGGTGAAGAAAAATACATTAAGATTGAACAAAACCCAGAACTTCACCGCGAAATTCTCGAGAGATGTAGCATGCAACACATGAAAAAAGAACTCAACGATGGGCCTGAGGCACTGGAATCGGAATTGAAAGATTTACCTCAGCTCAAAACACTGAGGCCGGAACTCCTCAAAGGGGTTAAAAATGTTCTTGAATTTACAAAGAAACCAATGACGGGTGAATTCATCAGGAAGGGGCAGGTGGGAGACTGGAAAAACCATTTCTCATCTGAACAGATTCGACGAATGAAGGAGAAGATTATCGAGGCTACGAAAGGATCGGACCTCATGAGCTTGTGGAAAGACGTGGACATTCCCCGTATTGTCCCCAATTAA